A genomic stretch from Chitinophaga lutea includes:
- a CDS encoding alkene reductase, which yields MTTFFDPLTAGSITLQNRIIMAPMTRGRADDDGNQAHIAAEYYAQRASAGLIISEAVNISPLTKANDNTPGIYTLAQIDSWKAVTSAVHEKGGKIFMQLYHTGRLSLPEMLPGGAQPVSASAVTAKWQNFTRSGLKDLVMPTALTTDGIRQTIRDFATAAGNAISAGFDGVELHAAYGYLIHQFLGTNSNIRTDEYGGSLENRARFLFETLDAVASVIGAGRTGIRLSPGVPLHDMEENDAATLYPYLADALSSRHLAYLHVALGPVPATDVDWHQLLRPAYRGVYFANGGFTKSSGEALLAANGADAIVYGKLFLANPDLPERFRQDAVLNVPNPTTFYTPGEVGYTDYPRMEQVVTA from the coding sequence ATGACCACATTTTTTGACCCACTGACAGCCGGCAGCATCACCTTGCAAAACCGTATCATCATGGCCCCCATGACCCGCGGAAGGGCGGACGACGACGGTAACCAGGCGCACATTGCTGCTGAATATTATGCGCAGCGCGCTTCAGCCGGACTGATCATCTCGGAAGCCGTGAATATTTCGCCGTTGACGAAAGCCAACGACAATACGCCGGGCATTTATACGCTGGCACAGATCGACAGCTGGAAAGCAGTAACCAGCGCCGTTCATGAAAAAGGCGGTAAAATCTTCATGCAGCTTTATCACACCGGGCGCCTCTCGCTCCCCGAGATGCTGCCCGGCGGCGCACAGCCTGTTTCCGCCAGTGCCGTTACCGCCAAATGGCAGAACTTTACCCGGTCCGGTTTAAAAGACCTGGTCATGCCCACCGCACTGACCACCGACGGCATCCGGCAAACCATCCGTGATTTTGCCACGGCCGCCGGGAATGCCATTTCAGCAGGCTTCGACGGTGTAGAGCTGCACGCGGCGTACGGTTATCTCATCCACCAGTTTTTAGGCACCAACTCCAACATCCGCACCGACGAATACGGCGGCAGCCTGGAAAACCGCGCGCGGTTCCTGTTTGAAACCCTCGACGCTGTTGCTTCCGTTATCGGTGCAGGCAGAACAGGCATCCGGCTTTCGCCGGGCGTGCCCCTTCACGACATGGAAGAAAACGATGCGGCCACCCTCTACCCCTACCTGGCAGACGCACTGAGCAGTCGCCACCTCGCTTACCTGCACGTTGCGCTGGGCCCCGTGCCCGCTACGGATGTGGACTGGCATCAGCTGCTGCGACCAGCCTACCGCGGCGTGTATTTCGCTAACGGAGGTTTCACCAAATCATCTGGCGAAGCACTGCTGGCCGCCAATGGGGCGGACGCCATCGTGTACGGTAAACTGTTCCTGGCCAATCCTGATCTGCCGGAAAGGTTCAGGCAGGATGCCGTGTTGAATGTGCCCAACCCCACCACTTTTTACACACCCGGCGAAGTTGGATACACCGACTATCCCCGGATGGAGCAGGTGGTTACCGCATAG
- a CDS encoding helix-turn-helix transcriptional regulator: MYFTSLPDHTQPGFDEELHFSRFRKHNIIFNAAGTESHCDDHVGCLSFKTVLEGEEWYGIDRHRLAIRPGQFLILNDEQHYSCRVDKGVHVKILSVFFQQEFASSVLHDALHREDALLDDPFHPGTTRPEFFQALNAVTPELQLQLSRLLGALDNQGYNRTMTDEYLVFLLHYLLRTHRSDIKRVGDVHALKAITRTEVYKRLCIAKDLLHSSYTDNPDLEALSRAACLSVPQLVRQFKAVFRTTPHQYLIRIRLHHAAELLQHTGAPVQEIAWQTGFEDASAFSRAFKSMFGVQPMNYRKLKG, translated from the coding sequence ATGTACTTTACCAGCCTGCCCGATCATACGCAGCCGGGGTTTGATGAGGAACTGCATTTCAGCAGGTTCAGGAAACACAACATCATCTTCAACGCCGCCGGCACTGAAAGCCATTGTGACGACCACGTGGGCTGCCTTTCCTTTAAAACGGTATTGGAAGGGGAAGAATGGTACGGGATCGATCGGCACCGGCTGGCTATCAGGCCCGGACAGTTCCTCATCCTGAATGACGAACAACATTATTCCTGCCGCGTCGACAAAGGCGTACACGTAAAAATCCTGTCGGTTTTCTTCCAGCAGGAATTCGCTTCATCCGTACTGCATGACGCACTGCACCGCGAAGATGCCCTGCTAGATGATCCTTTCCATCCCGGCACAACAAGGCCCGAGTTTTTCCAGGCGCTCAATGCCGTTACGCCGGAACTGCAGTTGCAATTGTCGCGGCTACTCGGCGCGCTGGACAACCAGGGGTATAACAGGACGATGACGGATGAATACCTCGTTTTCCTGCTGCATTACCTTCTCCGCACCCACCGGTCGGATATAAAACGGGTGGGCGATGTACATGCGCTGAAGGCCATTACGCGCACCGAGGTGTACAAACGGTTATGCATCGCCAAAGACCTGCTGCATTCTTCCTACACGGACAATCCCGACCTGGAGGCACTCAGCCGTGCCGCCTGTTTATCCGTGCCGCAACTGGTGAGGCAATTTAAAGCCGTGTTCCGCACCACGCCGCACCAGTACCTGATCCGCATCAGGCTTCACCACGCCGCCGAGCTCCTGCAACATACCGGCGCACCTGTGCAGGAGATCGCCTGGCAAACGGGATTTGAAGATGCCAGCGCATTCAGCCGCGCATTCAAATCCATGTTCGGCGTTCAGCCCATGAACTATAGAAAGCTGAAAGGCTAA
- a CDS encoding alpha/beta hydrolase codes for MKTIFITALLAAAGYVAQAQEEIPLYGSVIPNSKPAPPGYVEHIDSTGLTRNVTRPTLTVYRPDKTKATGTAVIICPGGGYAVLPTAQRNIQAAKAFTDMGITAFILKYRMPNDAVMVDKTIGPLQDGQTALLIIRKRAAEWGIDPHKIGFVGFSAGGHLASTVGTQFNRPVIENPEQISLRPDFMVLVYPVLLFDPAIPSGVRERLIGTAPSKAILDLYSSEKQVTAATPPSYLVHAADDDVVPVKNCLVFFDALVNAKVKASMHIYQAGGHGFGVENPDNKDNWPHSCRNWLTENGLLESASSQLVK; via the coding sequence TTGAAAACGATTTTCATTACTGCCCTGCTGGCTGCCGCAGGTTATGTTGCTCAGGCCCAGGAAGAAATACCTTTATACGGTTCTGTCATTCCCAACTCAAAACCTGCGCCTCCGGGCTATGTGGAGCATATAGACAGCACCGGTCTTACGCGAAACGTCACCCGCCCCACCCTCACGGTGTACCGGCCCGATAAAACCAAGGCTACCGGTACGGCTGTGATCATTTGTCCGGGTGGCGGTTACGCCGTGCTGCCCACGGCGCAGAGAAATATCCAGGCAGCCAAAGCATTTACCGATATGGGGATTACCGCCTTCATACTGAAATACCGCATGCCCAACGATGCGGTGATGGTCGACAAAACCATCGGCCCGTTGCAGGACGGGCAAACGGCCCTGCTGATAATACGCAAACGCGCCGCAGAATGGGGTATCGACCCGCATAAGATCGGATTCGTCGGTTTTTCCGCAGGCGGGCACCTGGCTTCCACGGTGGGCACGCAGTTCAACAGGCCCGTCATTGAGAACCCGGAGCAGATCAGCCTTCGTCCTGATTTTATGGTATTGGTGTACCCGGTGCTGCTTTTCGACCCGGCCATCCCCAGCGGCGTGCGCGAGCGACTGATCGGCACGGCCCCTTCAAAAGCCATACTGGATCTGTACAGCAGCGAAAAACAGGTAACTGCCGCTACCCCCCCGAGCTACCTGGTACATGCGGCGGATGATGATGTGGTGCCGGTAAAAAACTGTCTTGTTTTCTTTGATGCGCTGGTGAACGCCAAAGTGAAGGCATCCATGCATATTTATCAGGCCGGCGGCCATGGCTTCGGCGTGGAGAACCCGGACAACAAAGACAACTGGCCACATTCATGCAGGAACTGGCTGACGGAAAACGGGCTTCTGGAAAGCGCCTCTTCGCAGTTGGTGAAGTAA